A stretch of DNA from Macrotis lagotis isolate mMagLag1 chromosome X, bilby.v1.9.chrom.fasta, whole genome shotgun sequence:
CACAATTACAGGCAGCAGCTTGATACTTCACTTTTGGGTGACTGAAGAAATCAGACCTATGCTTTTTACAAGCTATATTTCTGGCTATAGACACCAAGTATCCCATTTGGGAGGGatacttgctttttttaaaactaatattttatCACTGACTCAAATTCTGCCTGAGGTTCACTATGgatcttaactctttttttaaaaaatattgaataatttatttctttttccaattacatgctatggttatctctaccaatcattttttcccaaggttttgaattttacaatttttctccctcccccttcctcctgacagaagctctatatttataacccatgctaaacatagatagatattgaatatgttgtgagagaagaaacagatccaaacctaagaaatagtagaaagaaaaaaagtgacataatacataagacatctttttaaatttgaatataataCATTTTGGTCTTCATTAAACTCCACAatcccttctctgaatatggatgacattttctatcacaagtcttttagagttgtctttgattaatgtactgctgagaagaacaaatccatcatggttgattagCACACtgtgttgttgttagtgtgtataatgtgcTTCacttgttgttagtgtgtataatgtgctgttcacttcactcagcatcagttcattcaagtctttccaggttttctgaaatctcattcctcctgatttcttgtagaacaataatgttccatcacatacataaaccacaatttgtgtagccattccccagtggatgggcatcccctcaatttccacttttttgccactacaaaaagagctgctataaatatttttatacatgtggggtttttaccctttttttcatgatcttttcaggatacagacccagtagtggttttgctggatcaaaggcatgcacatttttgttgccctttgggcataattccaaattctccagaaaggttggatgagttcacagctccaccaataatgcattggtgtcccagttttcccacttcccctccaacattgatgatttcctttcttgtcatattggtatggctcttgattctttttttattttttttggctcttaactcaaaaatcttaccGTTGTTTATCATTGCTTTTGCCTTATATAATCTCTACTATACTTTTCTATTAGCATTTACACATATATGACATAATATTGGTTCAAAAAGCCTTTTTTAGACTATACAAGATTTTTTTCCAACTCACTCAGTGATTTCTGTGTCTCTAAGCCAGTTAGCCTATCAGtgagcatttgttaagtgcctccCAAGGATTTGTCTCACTTCCATCTCCAAGGCAGGAAACACAAACATTTGCCCAGGGATACAATTGCACTCAAAATCCATGTGATTCTTTGGCTGGAGGTAACTGCTTTTGGGTTATGCATATAACCTTCCATTTTCAGTGTCACTAATCAGTGGTAGAGGCTCTGGGGCATCAAGGGCTGCTTCCTGGAAGCACTGAAATCACCCTGTGAATGGCTCCCTTGGAGGCCCCCAGGGAGGGTCTGTTACTCCTGTACTGCCCAAGTCAGAGGTTGGTAGGGGGCATTAATGTGCAGACTGGGCAGCTAAAACCTGCTGCCATCACTGAGACAAAagctgagagaaagaaaaggacccTTCCAAGGTGgagcccccaccaccaccacttttGAGAGCTGGGGAATTGAGGGTCCTCCCAGAGCAGAGAGGCTAGAAAGCCTTCCCTTGGTTTCTGGTGCTTCATCACGTAACAAAGAGCTGCTAACAATCCTTTGCCCCACTATACCAGGATCAGccaagactttttttctttgccaTGTTGTATGTTCAACACTATGTGACTACAGAAAGCTAAtctattagaaatattagaaatttaGAGAAGTCAACCTGAGTCCAGGCTAGGAGTTCTACGGGAGCTTCCTAAGAAGCTGGCAAGCAAGGGagcactttctctcctctcagatTAATCAAGGAGGCAGCCAGGGAAGCAGCTCAGTCATGGCTGCGGACACAATGCTGTGGCTTTGACTGTCCTCGAAGCTCCTTCCTGTCTGAAGATATACAATAGTACTGGTCAGTGCTAATATTCCAATATTGTCTTGTGGTTGTTGATGAATTGTAAAGTGTTCCTATGCTTGCCTGTGAGTACCTCAAGAGGGATCTGAGAGTCCCACGAAATCCACACAAAGTCCAGAGCTAACCTCACAGTATCCATCTTGGGCACTGTGTGCCCAGAGGCAAGTTACTCTTCAATAAaactcctcagtttctttttctgttcaacAGGGGCCCTGGAAACCCCAGAATGAagacctttccctttccctgaaCGTCTCCAAGGAGCCTATGACAGCATGGACAGCCATTCTCCTAGTCCAAAATGGAGGCCCACACTCCCAACTCCCACATCCATGTGTTTCTTCAAGGTAAATATCCCTTGTTCCCTCTTTGATGGTCATATGACCTGGTCTTCAGGCCCTTCCTTCTCCTGATCACCTTCCCAAAAGCAAACATTGGAAGGCACATGTGATCAGAAGGCCAGGCTTGGGGGAGCCCCAGCTCTTTTTCAGAAGCATGACTGGCTGGCCAGACTTTGCTATTCATAGCACTGAGACCATCAAAGGAAAGAAGTTTCTTTTGTCTATCAAGGTCTGCCAGCTCTGGAACTGGAAGGTAACCATGAATCCAAGCAGTGAATGGGCCAAGAGAGAATAGAATCCAGTTGATCTTTGGAGATACCAATCTTGCTAATTCAGTCAAATTGCAGATTGGCAAAGGGATCTGAAGAATCCATCCTCctacccattttgcagataaggaaactgaggaccaaagatAAAAGCTATACTTTATTCACTATTAGAGTGCAGGGCCTTCCAGGAACCAAGATAAGAGTAAATAGGAAATCACTtctaaacaactataaaatagcTTCTCAAAATGAATTGTGAAACAgcaaagactgagtgaaacaattttctagctcaagataaattagaaggttggtaggaaaggtctgtctcactcaGGTAAAAGGGGAGCAGAGTCCAGGGCAGGCCTTGCCTCTCCCAGCCAGTGGAAGACCTTGAGCCTCAAGTCAATGGGCAAGATCCTGCTCCCTAAGTGCAACAGCAAACAAGCAGCCAGTGTAGCACCAGACCCCCCATGGCCCAGGGACAGCACTAGGTAATCAGCCAGGTGCCAGAggaagaagcttgggacagtgttcCTTCCACCACAGGAGAACTCAACTTTGAAAGTAACTAAATGGACTAGAAAGGATGAGAAAAAcccaacaaagaaacaaagaaaccaaaaatcCTGACCATATAAAGATATTATgagacagggaagatcaaaacacaaacccAGAAGAGGACAGCAATATCAAAATGCCTACatacaaagcctcaaagaaaaatgtgaattggtctcagacagAAAAAGaactcttggaagaactcaaaaaggattttaaaaatcagttaattgaggtagaggaaaaattgaaaagaaatgagagtgatgcaagggAATCATGAAAAGAGTCAATAGCTTGATAAaacacaaaaaatggaaaaaggtatACAAAAATTTGCTGAAGAAAAgatctccttaaaaagtagaactgatcAAAGAGAAAAGGGGGTTTAAAAAAAGCTGACTAAAgaagaaaactccttaaaaattaaaattgggcaaCTGGAAGTTAAGGATTCTATGAAACATCAAAATTCaaccaaacaaaatcaaaacaatgaaaaaaatagaagataatatgaaatatcctgttggaaaacaactgacttggaaaaaaatccaggaaggatgatttaagaattactgtattaggggcagctaggtttaacagtggatagagcaccagccctggagtcaggagtacctgagttcaaatctgaccacagacacttcttaattacctagctgtgtggccttgggcaagtcacttaaccccatttgccttgccaaaaaaaaactaaaaaaaaaaaagaattactggattacctgaaagctatactttaagaaattatcaaagaaaattgccctgatatcctagattcagagggcaaaatagatattgaaagaatcctccaatcacttcctgaaagcattcccaaaatgaaaattcctagaaACATTAtaaaccaaattccagaattccaaaatcaagaagaaaatattgcaagcaactaggaaaaaaaacacaattcaaatattgatgagccatagtcaggattagacagtatttagcaacttctacattaagggatctgagggcatggaatatgatattccagaagacagaGAAGCTGGGATTACAATCCAGTGAAATTGAGCATAATTGATTATGTCAGAGGGTTTACAAGCTTTcgtgatgaaaagatcagagctgaaatAACAAaactgattttcaaatacaagatgtTACAATAGTAATGCTATAGGAgtagcataaaaaggtaaaaagcaaaaagaaaacataagagattCACTAAAATCAAACTGTTTTCATCCCTACACAGGGAGATGATTCTTGTAATTACTAAGAACTCTATCATTTTTCCAATCATTATGCAATTTGAAATAATCTTAATCCTAAAAAATGAGTGGTCAAAGAACAAAGCATAGGAACCATCAATAATCTGgtcaaagagaataataatagtgaGTACTTAGTACTCACTAAGTAGTACTCAGgtgaaaatttatttctctaaagtCTTCCATCATTATCAGAGTGCAAGGTCCACATTCTGCCATAGGAGCAGGTCTATAAGGATTCCTTAATCTTCCCATTCATCCTCTTCTTCCTCGTCATCTTGATCATCCTCATCATCTGGCATGATTGAGGGGGCAGAGTGAGTGAGTGAAGAAGGCcagaccccctccccccagatgCTCCCATCTGTCatcaagaaagaagggaaagctGAAGGCTATTTTACTTCTCACCTGAAGAGTGGATAACTTTGCTCCGCTTTTGCATGACATGCATGAGGGCCCCCACCAGTCCCTTGGAGCTTGGGGGCCGGGGAGCTGGGAGCTCCTGTGTCCCAGGTGTCTGCAAAGAGGGCAGGATCCAGGAAAAGTCTCAGACTGGGCCTGTGCACCTTCCTCCCAGCCTTTTTGATTCACAATATCCCCTTACGTTCATCTTTCATATTCCTTCCCTTCCACCCCAATCCCTATTCCACCAATCCTCTCCCCTGCTGAGTACCAGCCAGCCCCACCTTGTTGAGCTGGATGCCCTGTCGGATCTCTTCAAGTAGGGCCCCCCGGCCTCTAGGGGCCACAGTCCCCCCAGATGAAGGTACAGatggtggaggtggtggtggaggtggtggaggtggtggtggcCCTGACCCAGGGGCTGGTGATGGCAGCTGGGGAGGTGTTGGAAGCCCCGAGTGGGAGGCAGGTGGTGGTGGAGGTGGGGGACCCCCACGGCCAGGAGGAAGTGGGGGTCCCAGTGGAACTGGTGGAGGTCCACTTGGGATCCCACCAGACCCAACGGGCACTGGGGGGAGGGGTCCTGACCGGCCCCCCCGACTCCCAACCATAGAGGATCCAGGGGACCGCTGAGGGGGCCCAGCACGAGATGGAGGTGGAGGAGGTGGAGCAGGACCTAGAGACAGAAGAAAGGCAAGATGGGAGCAAATGGTTAGATGGCATACATCCTTTCCTCTATCCCTTTTCTCTCTGCCCCTCTCCAGCTTCCAGATCTCCCTAGGAGTCCATTTTTGGCAAGGGGAGCCTTCAGGCCTCTGGGGCCTGACCTCAAGATTTTGAGGTTTTTCTCACTACAGGGGTCATGAAGGGTGCTTACCTTGCCGCCTCATCTCCTCTCTGACAGCCTCTAGCCCACCCTGGTCCTCAATGAAGTCATAGATGAGCTTTGAGGTCTCAGCATCGGTCAATTGGGCTTCACTAATCCCAGCTCTGGAGAAGAGACTCCGCAGGTCAGGGTCCAAGTTATTCACCTGTTGGAGGTAGGGTCACAGATCCCACTCACCCTAAGGCCCAATCCTAACTCCTAGGGGGGAGGGTTTAGGAGGAGATAAGAGGAGGGGCTCTGTTTGATGGGAATATGGGAACATACATCAAATCCGCTGTGAGGGTCCCATCCAACGTGGCTGACATGCCTGGAGAGGGCAGAAGGTTTGGGTTAGGGACAGGACAGAACCATGATGAAGGCAGTTTACCCTTACCTTCCTCCCTCTGTGCTCTCTCCTAGTGCTCAGGTTAATCCCCACCAAATATAAAGAGAAGAGCCCTTTCTGCTATCCTCAAGGAAGTTATTCTCCTGCCATTTCCTCCTACCCATCTGATACCTGAACCCCCAAAGTTAGGGGCCCCCAGAAGTACTAGCCAGGCCTCAGCTGCCCAGATTTCCAAGACCACTTCAATGCAGGACtccatctccaactgcctttacCATCCAAGGCTGAGCTCAAACCCCAATCCAAACTTCCTTCCAAACCTTCCATTTCCTAATTAGCCACATTCCCAGCCTGTCCAAGAATCTGTGGGAGTGGCTCCCTCCAGTCTGCCAGTCACTATCTCTGCTGCTCCATCCCCTAGTCCCACAGAGTCCCCTGGAAAAAAGTTCAGTGGGCTCTCAACCTCCAGTGGGTCCCCATGCTGATAAGAGTGCAGGAAGGAGGAGTGCCACTGCCAGGCTTTGGCTTCCCAGTTCTAAGCCTGAGACTACACTTCACATTTACCCTCCAAGTCCTCCCTGGGGAGTTTGGGGCAGGGGAGGAGGAGACAGACAAGCAGGTccggggaaggggaggaaagggtcTCACTTGAACCCGCTGGGGGCCCCAATGTCAGCCTTGCTGATCTTCTTTTTCCCAGAGCGCTTCTTGTCTGGGGGAGGAGGAGTTGGTGCAGGGAGACCCCGGTACCTCGAGGATGTAATATCTGGATTCTGTATGTCTACAGCAACCAGGCCAAGGGATGGGGAACCTAGGGTACTGGCTGGGACTAAAGATAGAGGAAAATTAGGGGTAGATTGATTGAAGTGGAGAGGACCCAACTCATACCTGTCTATTCCTTTGGCCCTTTTCTTCTGCTTACCATTGAGGTCTCCACTGGGTTGGGGAGGAAGAGGTATGGTGGCCCCTCTTCTTTCTGTGCTGAGAGATCCTGGAGGGTGAAGGGCAGAGATCATTACCTTTCCCTTGTCCAACCTTTCTCCCCCAGCTCAGCACCTACCCCAAGAGAATATCATTATCTAGGGCAcggggcagggggtgggggaggtgatGTGCATatatgaaagagacagagagagagagagagagagagagagagagagagagagagagagagagagagagagatggagagagagatggactAAAAGGCCatggaaaggaaatggagagatTGGATTAGCTGTCAAATAATGGTAAGAGAGTCCAGGAGAATTCCTCTCATTCACTGAcaccccttcccttcctcttggCCTTGACCTTGGCCCTGGCTCTCACCAGCAATCTGTTTCTGGCTTCGTTTCTGGATTTTCTCCTCCACCAAAGCTCGGAAGACTTGGGCCTCAGCCTCATCCGCAAAGTTCAGGCCAGCTTGACAGTCCTGGAAATGGTTCCAGTCCCCGTGACCCCATCCCACTCCAAAGGGGTTTGCTCCAATTTTTCAGTCCACCCCTGGCCTCCCAGATCCCAGAGATATCCCAATCCCCTCTCCCACCTACCCCCTTTGGCCAGTTACTCACATCACCAGGGAAGGTGTGGAAGAATGGGGTGGGGGCAGAGTAGATAAGCTGAGTGTAGATCTCCTGTTCCCAGAGGAGGCGtccttcctgggggggggggggggtaaaaaagGAACTAAGAGAGGGAGTCCCATAGCCATAGAGAGCTCTTGGCTTGAATGAGGAGGGGGTCCAGGCCTATACCTGGAGACCATAGAGGCGAATGAAATAGGACCGGCGAGGGTTGTCTTTCACAAAGCAAATGGCTCCACTCAGTTCCTTTTGCCAGCGCCCCCCAGTGCTGGGGAGTGCCAGGTAGAGTTGGGCCACTGAGGTGGCCAGGGTCTGTCTCCAAAGAGAAAGACAAGGTCAGTGAAGTCTTGAAAAGAAACTCTAAATGCAGCACCCCTCCCCAATCTGGCTTTAGCCACCCTCCCTTTTCCTGAGGGAGGGTCACCAGTAAAGCAAATAGAaaggagtggggggtggggagaatctGAGAAACACAGACCCAGCACTTTCGTCCCAGGAGGCCAAACAGTCGTTGGTTCTCATGATCCTGAAGAAGGCCAGAGGGGGCATTCTGCTGGTGTTGTCCACGACTCATGGTAGCCTCCCCTTCTTGCCTTcctccttgccttgtcttcccaaGCAACAGTAGTGACGGGCTAAGAAGGGGAACTTCTGCACCCGGTGAACAGGAAGCCAAGAAAACCACATTGCCCCAACCCCAACCAATGGCCTCCTGGGGCCCCCACCCTAGTCTAATCCTTCCTCCCAGGGGTTGATCCAGTGTCTGACTCTGGGTCTCTCAatcttactttctctttctctcctctctggcTTTGGGTCCCTCTTACCTTTGTCTCTCTTCATCCCTCTTATCTCttgctatctcttccttggtctggATGCTCATCTTCATGTCCCTCTCAGccttgtctctcttctctcctctggccCTTGGAAGAGAAAGAAACCCTAAGAACAGGCCCTAGAGGGTGAGAATTAAGTCTGTGTCCTCTTCATTTCCCATGCTTTGCTTTTCACTCTCTCTGCTTCTATCTTCCATTCCTTTTCTGGTCTTTAGTCTGCCTATTTTCTATCCTTCTatgcttctcttctctccctgtctgcttcaataaagaaaatgagatgttCTTAGAAGAGGTCGCATAGGAGAAAGACCTTTCTTGTTTGTCTCCACCATCTGTGATGTCTGTCCTTGGTTCTCAAAGGTTAAGACATAAGGGAGCTGATAGTgaggggggttgtgctaagtcatcagccttactttctcctccagagccatctgggttatggggccaaatatggatcaggaagattggagatggccctgaaggtgaggcaatcagggtgaagtgagttgtccaaggtcccacagctactAAGTGAAGTTGGAtgtgaattcagttcttcctgactttagggccaaggctctatccactgtgccacctaactgcccctacttCTCTATCTTCTTGCTAGGTCAAGGTAGACCAGTGAACTTGACTTGGATTACTGATCAgatttgttgttgagttgtttcagtcatgtctgagttttcatgaccccatttggggttttttgggaaaaaatatttgagtggtttaccattttcttctccagatcattttataaacaaggaaactgaggcaagcaagctTAAGGggctagcccagggtcacatagctagtacgaATCTggggctggatctgaactcaagaagagtctaccaggcccagtgctctatccagggCAACATAGCTGCTCCAATCAAAGGGAAGGGTTGTTAACATCAAGAAAAAGCAGTagtggggggcagagccaagatggcgacaagaacggattgtgtcttaggcactctctcataaaacttataaactaaggactctaactaaatttttgagagacagaacccacagagggacccagtgaggcagttctcctactcaaggtaacctggaaaagagcagaaaggctctgctccctgggggtTGGGGgtcagcctgccagaggggtagcctgccagaggggtggcccaccagagcaaaagaacttcagcctcccggaggcagccccagggcgctgggagccatggctcacagcagcgggggagtttcctgacctacaccccggggaggACCAggtacaaattgggggaacagcaggggacttctgccagagcgagcacatgaagcctagccctcaggacacacagagAGCAGAGTGGCCGGAGTGCCAGGAAacagaagcccccagggcatgagcccagtgaacctagggaggggagtgaagaaagagagactgccgagctctgcccctggaacaggactctggggctctgaccacgttcagatcctgatcacagtctagccccccgccccagaacagcagggccccctccacctcagccccatggcagaggggggcgcatatgatcattcacagaccaagagggaggacagagcctcacacactgagacccttgtgggagtgtcccaaaagctcaggaagcaccccaaaaccaggcttaggctgggaaaatgagcaagcagagaaacaagaggaacaccattgagaaatattttgcatatgagcccaagaaggatcaaaacactcagtctgaagatgaggaagcacaagctcctgcatctaaagactccaagaaaaagagaaattgggctcacgctatgacagagctcaaaaaagactttgaaaatcaaatgagggagatagaagaaaaatttggaaaagaaatgagagagatgcaggaaaaacatgaaaatgaagtcagcagtctaatcaaggaaatccaaaaaaatgctgaagaaaatagaatgctaaaaaccagctaaggtcaaatggataaaacagttcaaaaagttattgaagaggggcggctaggtggcgtagtggataaagcaccggccttggagtcaggagtacctgggttcaaatctggtctcagacacttaataattacctagctgtgtggccttgggcaagccacttaaccccatttaccttgcaaaaaaaaaagttattgaggagaagaatgctttaaaaagcaaaattggccagatggaaaaagataagaaagctctctgaggaaaacaaatccttcagacaaagaatagaactcagggagattgatgaatttacgagaaatcaggactcattacttcaaaaccaaaagaatgaaaaattataagaaaatgtgaaacatctcattgaaaaaacaactgatatggaaaacagatttaggaaagataatttaaaaattattggaatacctgaaagtcatgatcaggaagagagccttgacatcattttcaaagaattactacaggaaaattgccctgatattctagaagcagagggcaaaatagaaatggagacaatccactgatccccctgagaaagagatcccaaaaaatcaacccctaggaatattatagccaagttccagaactcccaagtcaaagagaaaatattacaagcagccagaaggacacagttcaaatatcgtggagctgcaatcaggatctcacaggacttagcaacaactacattggaagctcgtagggcttggaatataatataccgaaaggcaaaagagcttagaatgcaactgagaatgaactacccagcaaggctgaatgtcctcttcccaggaaaaagatggactttcaatgaaccaggggaatttcaaatgttcctgttggaatggccagagctgaacaggtttgatcttcagatacaggactcaggtgaagcatggagattggaggagaaggggaaaatatgagggacttaatgatgatgaagtgcatgtattcctgtatagaaaaatgacattgataattctcatatgaaccttctcagttgatagagcaggtagaaggagcttttatagttgaagcacaggagaaagctgaatttgaagattaaataaggtgtaaaaatggagtcaatagaaaaagggaaatgtaatgggagaaagaaaaagcagtagtgatccaggcagctaggtggcacagtggatagagcaccagccctggagtcaggagtacctgagttcaaatctggcctcagacacttaataattacctagctgtgtggccttgggaaagccatttaaccccattgccttgcaaaaaaaaaactaataaaaaaaagcagTAGTGATTACTATGAAGACCTACTGTGATTTCCTCAACATCAAGCATAGGTCA
This window harbors:
- the WAS gene encoding actin nucleation-promoting factor WAS; its protein translation is MSRGQHQQNAPSGLLQDHENQRLFGLLGRKCWTLATSVAQLYLALPSTGGRWQKELSGAICFVKDNPRRSYFIRLYGLQEGRLLWEQEIYTQLIYSAPTPFFHTFPGDDCQAGLNFADEAEAQVFRALVEEKIQKRSQKQIAGSLSTERRGATIPLPPQPSGDLNVPASTLGSPSLGLVAVDIQNPDITSSRYRGLPAPTPPPPDKKRSGKKKISKADIGAPSGFKHVSHVGWDPHSGFDVNNLDPDLRSLFSRAGISEAQLTDAETSKLIYDFIEDQGGLEAVREEMRRQGPAPPPPPPSRAGPPQRSPGSSMVGSRGGRSGPLPPVPVGSGGIPSGPPPVPLGPPLPPGRGGPPPPPPPASHSGLPTPPQLPSPAPGSGPPPPPPPPPPPPPSVPSSGGTVAPRGRGALLEEIRQGIQLNKTPGTQELPAPRPPSSKGLVGALMHVMQKRSKVIHSSDDEDDQDDEEEEDEWED